The following proteins are co-located in the Piscirickettsia litoralis genome:
- a CDS encoding type IVB secretion system apparatus protein IcmL/DotI produces the protein MSSQALNQVKLRNDFYRDNFRRVALTLLISIMINLVILIFLIVSINTKPKPSYFAVTDSGRLIKLQSLSNPVENDAYVINWLSNAVVNINTLDFLNYRNQTEGKRKYFTQYGWNQYLKAFKVIIEKVKNDQYISRATVADAPVVIQKGIVNGAYSWRLQVPIIITYQKGDSKDTQNVIWTVLIQRSNESKDSLLGISQIVQQKGGN, from the coding sequence TTGAGTTCACAGGCACTAAATCAGGTAAAACTTAGAAATGATTTTTACCGAGATAATTTTAGAAGAGTGGCTTTAACGTTATTGATTTCAATAATGATCAATTTGGTGATATTGATATTTTTAATTGTTTCAATTAATACTAAACCTAAGCCGAGTTATTTTGCTGTAACTGATAGTGGCCGCCTGATTAAACTACAATCACTCTCTAACCCGGTTGAAAATGATGCTTATGTTATTAATTGGCTCTCTAATGCCGTTGTTAATATTAATACATTAGATTTTTTAAATTATAGAAATCAAACTGAAGGGAAAAGAAAATACTTTACTCAATACGGTTGGAATCAATATTTAAAAGCATTTAAAGTGATTATTGAGAAAGTAAAGAATGATCAATATATTTCTAGGGCAACTGTTGCTGATGCGCCAGTCGTTATTCAAAAGGGAATTGTAAATGGGGCGTATAGTTGGCGCTTGCAGGTGCCGATTATTATCACCTATCAAAAAGGTGATTCAAAAGATACACAAAATGTAATATGGACGGTATTAATCCAGCGTAGTAATGAATCTAAAGATAGTTTGTTGGGAATTTCTCAAATTGTCCAGCAAAAAGGTGGCAATTAA
- a CDS encoding MFS transporter, which yields MKKNNLLLMLVTLAFPVLMINIEYTGISVVTPAISTALSIPLAQTNWIALIYLLMFAAFIISGGRLGDLYSAKRIMTLGLILFIIGSFVGGISLTPWQMLLGRGMQGLGAAIAFPNITSIAYQSAPDDKKGVVLGVLTGMIGLSMAIGPPLAGLVTTHGSWRWFFLINIPIGIFTTFIIYLFLPVIKSSNNLKEKVNFDFSGMVLLSILLGSIIYTLGLMKNGFDDFILLGSGFIIIFLSLVLFIYNENRVKQPLILFAHLKNTQLVIGCLIRSCIHFGVYIVLFIMGLYLVFVMEFSAYRAGLILFPMSIAMGLFSFISGKLIDRYGPYIPTVFGIILLIVCYIGFMLLPIRENISLIMVLFAVYGIAYTLTSPGLMKLTLSAVDESTRGLASGLFYMMSLFGSTVGLAVTGLVLHCYSLASEKLSLIAAFLPLMGICLVVAIGALITLLILNKFDCKRL from the coding sequence GTGAAGAAAAATAATTTATTGCTGATGTTGGTTACATTGGCTTTTCCTGTGCTGATGATTAATATCGAGTATACAGGAATTTCAGTGGTGACCCCTGCTATATCCACTGCGCTGAGCATACCTTTGGCACAAACCAATTGGATTGCACTAATCTACTTACTTATGTTTGCTGCATTTATTATTTCAGGTGGAAGGCTAGGAGACTTATACTCAGCAAAGCGAATAATGACTTTGGGCTTGATTTTATTTATTATCGGCTCATTTGTTGGCGGAATTTCGTTAACACCTTGGCAAATGCTTCTTGGGCGTGGCATGCAAGGATTAGGGGCTGCTATTGCTTTTCCTAATATTACATCAATTGCTTATCAGAGTGCGCCTGATGACAAAAAGGGGGTTGTTTTAGGGGTGTTGACAGGGATGATTGGTTTATCTATGGCAATTGGGCCGCCGTTAGCAGGGTTGGTAACAACACATGGGTCTTGGCGCTGGTTTTTTTTAATTAATATTCCTATTGGAATTTTTACAACTTTTATTATTTATTTATTTTTGCCGGTAATAAAATCATCTAATAATTTAAAAGAAAAAGTAAATTTTGATTTCTCTGGAATGGTCTTATTAAGTATTTTGTTAGGCAGTATTATTTATACACTGGGCTTAATGAAAAATGGGTTTGATGATTTTATTTTATTAGGTTCTGGTTTTATCATTATTTTTTTATCATTAGTATTGTTTATTTATAATGAAAATCGAGTGAAACAGCCGTTGATTCTCTTTGCTCATTTGAAAAACACTCAGCTAGTTATCGGTTGCTTGATCAGATCATGTATTCATTTTGGCGTCTATATTGTTTTATTTATTATGGGCTTATATTTAGTTTTTGTTATGGAGTTTTCGGCTTATCGTGCGGGCTTAATTTTATTTCCTATGAGTATTGCTATGGGGCTATTTTCTTTTATTAGTGGCAAGTTAATTGATCGATATGGCCCTTATATTCCAACAGTTTTTGGAATTATCCTATTAATTGTTTGCTATATTGGGTTTATGCTTTTACCGATAAGAGAAAATATAAGCCTAATAATGGTCTTATTTGCTGTATATGGTATTGCTTATACACTAACGTCTCCAGGACTTATGAAACTGACGTTGAGTGCGGTCGACGAGTCAACACGGGGGTTGGCTTCAGGGCTGTTTTATATGATGAGTTTATTTGGCTCGACAGTAGGGCTTGCTGTTACGGGGCTTGTACTTCATTGTTATAGCCTCGCTTCAGAAAAGCTATCTTTAATTGCGGCTTTTTTACCGTTGATGGGCATATGTTTGGTTGTTGCTATTGGGGCGCTTATTACACTTTTAATTCTAAATAAGTTTGATTGTAAGCGCTTATAG
- a CDS encoding sulfurtransferase TusA family protein — translation MRKADAKLDVTDLRCPFPLLRTKKALKCLQSGEILEVTATDPSTQQDFSAFVKQTGHALLEMQIIDDVFYYWLQKK, via the coding sequence ATGCGAAAAGCAGATGCAAAGCTCGATGTCACCGATTTACGTTGCCCCTTTCCCTTATTGCGGACTAAAAAAGCCTTAAAGTGCTTGCAAAGTGGCGAAATACTCGAAGTGACTGCAACAGATCCGAGCACACAGCAGGATTTTTCTGCGTTTGTAAAACAAACAGGCCATGCCTTACTAGAGATGCAAATAATAGACGATGTATTTTACTACTGGCTGCAGAAAAAATAA
- a CDS encoding phosphatase PAP2 family protein — protein MIWSALLTLLFRKRVYFFIPLLFLNILLWLSTVLLGWHYIMDVISALLLVFLSVILFDRTLKRKYQYF, from the coding sequence GTGATATGGTCTGCATTGCTAACTTTGCTCTTTAGAAAGAGAGTATACTTTTTTATTCCATTATTATTTTTAAATATTTTATTATGGCTATCAACTGTATTACTCGGATGGCATTATATTATGGATGTTATCTCTGCATTATTGCTGGTATTTTTATCCGTGATTCTATTTGATAGAACTCTCAAGAGAAAATATCAGTATTTTTAA
- a CDS encoding DUF493 family protein codes for MMKTDNFKELLEENYTWPAEYPFKFIVPKDQIDLALALFPEQAVKQTPSKKGNYISVSCKKWMKSSEEVLALYERAAKINGLISL; via the coding sequence ATGATGAAAACAGATAACTTTAAAGAATTGCTTGAAGAAAATTATACATGGCCGGCGGAGTATCCATTTAAGTTTATTGTGCCTAAAGATCAAATAGATTTAGCATTGGCCTTGTTTCCTGAGCAGGCGGTAAAACAGACGCCTTCTAAAAAAGGTAACTATATCAGTGTGAGCTGCAAAAAGTGGATGAAATCCAGCGAAGAGGTCCTCGCACTTTATGAACGTGCTGCTAAGATTAACGGCTTGATTAGTTTGTAA
- a CDS encoding chemotaxis protein encodes MSEGVLAAVDSRTQLVGKNRLEVLLFRLHNEQLYAMNVFKIQEVMSVPILTKLPESHPNILGVSHIRGHTIPVIDLGLAIGMQSLAKDPNAVLVIAEYYGTVQGFVVGSVERIVNIAWKEVHPPPHGVGKEHYLTATTKLEENIVEVIDVEKVLAEIVMPDISSATDVINREIDTKDFNVLVVDDSGFARRHVKSVLNQLDVQVTLANSGADALRLLKKEAHQDKIDVTKKYALMITDAEMPEMDGYTLTVECRSDPLIKDLRIILHTSLSGAFNESMVEKVGCDGFIPKLNPEAILRVTQDRIKEMIDAGINPLEA; translated from the coding sequence ATGAGTGAAGGAGTACTCGCCGCCGTTGATTCAAGAACACAACTTGTAGGCAAAAACCGCCTTGAAGTGCTGTTGTTCAGACTCCATAACGAGCAACTCTATGCAATGAATGTTTTTAAGATTCAAGAGGTGATGAGCGTCCCTATTTTAACCAAACTCCCTGAAAGCCACCCTAACATTTTAGGTGTATCCCATATTCGCGGCCACACAATTCCCGTGATTGATTTAGGTCTTGCCATTGGCATGCAAAGCCTTGCCAAAGACCCGAATGCCGTTTTAGTCATTGCCGAATACTATGGCACCGTCCAAGGCTTTGTCGTCGGCAGTGTCGAGCGTATCGTTAATATCGCCTGGAAAGAAGTCCACCCCCCGCCACACGGGGTCGGCAAAGAGCATTACCTCACTGCAACAACAAAATTAGAAGAAAATATCGTTGAAGTCATCGATGTTGAGAAGGTATTAGCTGAAATTGTTATGCCAGATATCAGCTCAGCCACAGACGTTATAAACAGAGAAATTGATACAAAAGACTTTAATGTGCTTGTCGTCGATGATTCTGGCTTTGCTAGACGCCATGTTAAATCAGTACTGAATCAGCTTGACGTACAAGTCACCCTTGCTAACAGTGGTGCAGACGCGCTGCGCTTACTGAAAAAAGAAGCCCACCAAGATAAAATCGACGTCACTAAAAAATATGCATTAATGATTACCGATGCCGAAATGCCTGAAATGGATGGCTATACCCTCACCGTTGAATGTCGTAGTGATCCGCTTATTAAAGATTTGCGCATTATACTACACACCTCGCTCAGCGGTGCCTTTAACGAGTCGATGGTCGAGAAAGTCGGTTGCGATGGCTTTATCCCAAAGCTCAACCCGGAAGCGATCCTTCGCGTCACCCAAGATCGTATCAAAGAGATGATCGACGCCGGTATCAACCCGCTGGAGGCATAA
- a CDS encoding TerC family protein produces MDVPLAELATLFLTITFLETILAIDNLLFIYVVTAKLPASQQTKAQRYGIVLAATMRILGLLGIATLMKLTASLFEFMSSQISIKDLILIFGGLFLIIKALHEVYLLFTAKHSSGKAATSMASAITQIVLIDAIFSLDSIITAVGLTDHVGVIIAAIVTSCVIMLVASRYLAPLAKSVNVKLLALCCLLFIGVMIAATGVDIIIDKAYLYFAIGFACLVEVLQYLHGKNKSNKPNQLKN; encoded by the coding sequence TTGGACGTTCCCCTTGCCGAACTGGCAACCCTCTTTTTGACGATCACTTTTTTAGAAACCATTCTTGCCATTGATAACTTATTATTTATTTATGTTGTCACAGCAAAACTGCCCGCTTCTCAGCAAACCAAGGCTCAGCGTTATGGTATTGTCCTAGCCGCAACCATGCGCATACTCGGCTTGCTTGGCATTGCCACCCTCATGAAACTCACCGCCTCTTTATTCGAGTTTATGAGCAGCCAAATCAGTATTAAAGATTTAATATTAATCTTCGGCGGTTTATTTTTAATCATCAAAGCACTGCATGAAGTTTATTTATTATTCACAGCGAAACACAGCAGCGGCAAAGCGGCAACATCGATGGCAAGTGCCATCACCCAGATTGTCCTCATTGATGCTATTTTCTCACTCGACAGTATCATTACTGCTGTCGGTCTCACTGACCATGTTGGTGTCATCATCGCAGCGATTGTTACCTCTTGTGTCATTATGCTCGTTGCCAGCCGCTATCTCGCCCCATTAGCAAAATCGGTTAACGTTAAACTGCTTGCGCTTTGCTGCTTATTATTCATCGGTGTCATGATTGCAGCCACAGGAGTCGATATCATTATCGATAAGGCTTATCTTTACTTTGCTATCGGCTTTGCCTGCTTGGTTGAAGTGTTACAGTATCTACATGGCAAAAACAAAAGCAACAAACCTAACCAATTGAAAAATTAA
- a CDS encoding nuclear transport factor 2 family protein: MINTSKAIVLAYWQAMQTNDFYQASLCLSEDFECYWPQSSELIRGRENFTKINTHYPANGPWTFTIRSLLADSNNQVVSDGTIHASTIKANNYLNSPP; encoded by the coding sequence ATGATCAATACATCTAAAGCCATCGTCCTCGCGTATTGGCAAGCGATGCAAACCAATGACTTTTACCAAGCCAGCCTCTGCTTAAGCGAAGATTTTGAGTGTTACTGGCCCCAATCATCGGAACTCATCCGCGGTCGAGAAAACTTTACCAAGATCAATACCCATTACCCTGCAAACGGCCCTTGGACATTTACCATTCGCTCCCTCCTTGCTGATAGTAACAACCAGGTTGTAAGTGATGGCACCATTCATGCAAGCACTATAAAAGCAAATAATTACTTGAATAGCCCCCCATAG
- a CDS encoding phosphatase PAP2 family protein, producing MIIKKGFDIESGQNEVLNQDNAFNLNDIELPQDSKKETWSEWCRRISQSDTFAYTANGFAAWMINEGIKRFYLQERPNGADNKAWPSGHAGWGAMLMGLAMMLTEDKKLSICGKSLTISKDGVFAVGLVDALATMVGRVIAKKHWVGDVLSGAALTSYLSTITGNLLAHCKGKSSQDNSPYTKEMVVQTIGLLSALVSNPMVGSVPLTVALEVMTQVSEWYSKGTVYGNKVKSLSDLPGAILKGGLLANLPNYKDMTKK from the coding sequence GTGATCATAAAAAAAGGTTTTGATATTGAGTCAGGCCAGAATGAAGTTCTTAATCAAGATAATGCTTTTAACTTGAATGATATTGAGCTACCTCAAGATAGTAAAAAAGAAACTTGGTCAGAATGGTGTCGTCGCATATCGCAATCCGATACTTTTGCTTATACTGCGAACGGGTTTGCTGCATGGATGATAAATGAGGGTATAAAACGTTTTTATTTGCAAGAAAGACCAAATGGAGCCGATAACAAAGCTTGGCCTAGCGGTCATGCTGGCTGGGGTGCGATGTTAATGGGGTTAGCCATGATGCTAACAGAAGACAAAAAATTAAGTATATGTGGAAAAAGCCTAACAATTAGCAAAGATGGTGTTTTTGCTGTAGGTTTGGTTGATGCTTTAGCAACTATGGTTGGTCGAGTTATTGCTAAGAAGCATTGGGTAGGTGATGTTCTTTCTGGAGCTGCTCTTACTTCATATTTGAGCACTATTACAGGTAATTTGCTCGCTCACTGTAAAGGGAAAAGTTCGCAGGATAATTCACCATATACTAAAGAAATGGTGGTGCAAACAATAGGCTTATTAAGTGCTTTAGTTTCCAACCCTATGGTTGGTTCTGTTCCTTTAACTGTTGCGTTAGAGGTAATGACTCAAGTGTCAGAATGGTACTCTAAAGGTACTGTCTATGGGAATAAAGTTAAGAGCCTTTCTGACCTTCCCGGTGCTATCCTAAAAGGTGGGCTACTCGCTAATTTACCAAATTATAAAGACATGACAAAAAAATGA
- a CDS encoding AsmA-like C-terminal region-containing protein, protein MTKIFAIFICGIFVFLLILNAVHFRPVISFINNKLATASSDKVNLSGGSFGFSLKNGLVLNLYGLKFTHPEDRVTRGVSAELERVSVAASLHQLILGRLELNTLAIQGGNVKFYDRLSKSKKMQGKKSKNNKESSVKNNAEIKKNEIDRLLILKDVKVKIENIRFLHLNARSKKLDQFAIDHLAMEIQAKNLENLLENFSVRSQVIFKPAILKVENIKGQLAGGRISGNFSFESSKLPAKLRFKIKSNGLDFGAIIGGLNLDNGFSGGSFNSDISLEGQGKSLQELIANLSGKTSVVLQQAQFYPSIENPFVASIVKFLVGGNEKDGMKLHCLISSFKGENGSFKSQALVIDSASSFVVGEGDINLAKDSIDITVTPQGKALNLSSLVTPFKISGKLDSPTVLPDTKSTLWTVGKYVLGSVTGVGLIAVLGSTLANNIVSSVSDVCKDTLDKVKMLNSK, encoded by the coding sequence TTGACTAAAATTTTTGCTATTTTTATATGTGGTATTTTTGTTTTCCTTTTGATCTTAAATGCTGTGCATTTTCGCCCCGTAATTTCTTTTATTAACAATAAATTAGCGACGGCTAGCTCTGATAAGGTTAATTTGTCAGGAGGAAGTTTTGGCTTTAGTTTGAAAAATGGCCTAGTCCTTAATTTATATGGTTTAAAGTTTACTCACCCTGAAGATAGAGTAACAAGGGGAGTCAGTGCAGAGCTTGAGAGAGTTTCTGTTGCTGCTTCTTTACATCAGTTGATATTAGGGCGGCTGGAGCTTAACACATTAGCCATCCAAGGTGGTAACGTGAAATTTTATGATAGGTTGTCAAAAAGTAAAAAAATGCAAGGGAAAAAGAGTAAAAATAATAAAGAGAGTTCAGTAAAAAATAATGCTGAGATTAAAAAAAATGAAATAGATAGGTTGTTAATTTTAAAAGATGTTAAAGTTAAAATTGAGAATATAAGATTCTTGCACTTAAATGCTAGGTCAAAGAAGTTAGATCAGTTTGCTATTGATCACTTGGCTATGGAAATTCAGGCGAAAAATTTAGAAAATCTGTTAGAAAATTTTTCTGTTAGGAGTCAGGTTATATTTAAGCCTGCTATTTTGAAAGTTGAAAATATTAAGGGGCAACTTGCCGGTGGAAGAATTTCCGGTAATTTTTCATTTGAATCGAGTAAGCTGCCTGCAAAGTTAAGGTTTAAAATTAAGTCCAATGGGCTAGATTTTGGCGCAATAATCGGTGGATTGAATTTAGATAATGGTTTTAGTGGAGGCAGTTTTAATAGTGATATTTCTCTTGAGGGGCAAGGGAAAAGCCTGCAAGAGTTAATTGCTAATTTATCAGGTAAGACTTCTGTTGTTTTACAGCAAGCCCAATTTTATCCTTCTATAGAAAATCCATTTGTAGCATCGATAGTAAAGTTCTTGGTTGGAGGAAATGAAAAGGACGGTATGAAGCTGCATTGCTTGATCTCGAGTTTTAAGGGAGAGAATGGAAGTTTTAAGAGTCAGGCGTTAGTAATCGATAGTGCTTCTTCTTTTGTGGTTGGCGAGGGTGATATTAATTTAGCGAAAGATAGTATTGATATTACAGTGACTCCACAAGGTAAAGCCCTTAATTTATCATCTTTGGTAACGCCTTTTAAAATCTCTGGCAAGCTGGATAGTCCGACAGTATTGCCTGATACAAAATCAACGCTTTGGACGGTGGGCAAATATGTATTAGGTAGTGTGACTGGCGTGGGTTTAATTGCTGTATTAGGTTCTACATTGGCTAATAATATTGTAAGCTCAGTGAGTGATGTGTGTAAAGATACGTTGGATAAGGTGAAAATGCTTAATTCAAAATAG
- a CDS encoding endonuclease/exonuclease/phosphatase family protein codes for MPNYRIAALTWNMGNNQIDGSSIDELAAKVNEGEIPDILIVSAQEAKTTALKRERLSERLAKRLTADDGEFFQQLHEDHISVLTKPKGVKNYLKPSETHLGILVSPKIAGKVSIDVITPPGSVRGTNPNKGGVYAVLRIQGDGDKVRRVGVIACHLDSNSQEERAKEVAKLMNHMGGEELDSVIFAGDHNERLELGSVQDGSVDAGLCKLIEAEGGEEELVARFDPLYNNRVAHFESRGFFAPKLSEFTHHEVRSNGKTRHKKERGGVPDAGALDNVLLCAPEGVIDTVETPQVIAVKGPKGQDASDHKAVLVKFQFDTEDPGMDAHRDGHYLSYLSEKHQVGEGASEMVMSTLAAADRYICHRESSSAGRRYKFMGSDGINATEDLIDWLKKNQRADDKTVKIEVMNYLYSRGEYKRKKYRKSSHHQHSRFPFFKRILEQGVSPDRRSENVFHSNFIRMTADQRKSELERARVIDPMAS; via the coding sequence ATGCCAAATTATCGTATTGCAGCACTGACGTGGAATATGGGGAATAATCAAATTGATGGTTCTAGTATTGACGAATTGGCAGCGAAAGTAAATGAGGGAGAGATTCCTGATATTTTAATTGTAAGTGCCCAGGAAGCGAAGACGACGGCATTAAAGCGTGAACGGTTATCGGAGCGGTTGGCCAAACGGTTAACTGCTGATGATGGAGAATTTTTTCAGCAGTTACATGAAGATCATATTAGTGTTCTTACTAAACCAAAAGGAGTAAAGAATTACTTAAAACCATCCGAAACGCACCTTGGTATTCTTGTGAGTCCAAAAATAGCAGGAAAAGTTTCCATTGATGTTATAACTCCTCCTGGAAGTGTGCGGGGGACTAATCCAAATAAAGGAGGGGTCTATGCAGTACTGAGAATTCAAGGTGATGGAGATAAAGTTCGAAGAGTTGGGGTTATTGCTTGTCATTTAGATTCGAATAGCCAGGAGGAGCGTGCAAAAGAAGTTGCTAAGCTTATGAATCACATGGGTGGGGAGGAGCTTGATTCTGTTATATTTGCAGGAGATCATAATGAGCGCTTGGAACTTGGTTCCGTCCAAGATGGTTCGGTTGATGCTGGTCTTTGTAAGTTAATCGAGGCTGAAGGTGGTGAAGAGGAGCTTGTTGCGAGATTTGACCCTCTTTATAATAACAGAGTTGCACATTTCGAGAGTCGAGGTTTTTTTGCTCCTAAATTATCTGAGTTTACTCACCATGAGGTTAGGAGTAATGGCAAAACACGCCATAAAAAAGAGCGTGGTGGGGTTCCTGATGCGGGGGCATTAGATAATGTTCTGCTATGTGCTCCGGAGGGAGTTATAGATACTGTTGAGACTCCTCAGGTGATCGCTGTTAAAGGCCCTAAAGGTCAAGACGCTAGCGATCATAAAGCTGTTTTAGTTAAATTTCAATTTGACACTGAAGATCCAGGTATGGATGCACACCGTGATGGTCATTATCTGTCATATCTGTCTGAAAAACATCAGGTTGGTGAAGGCGCTAGTGAGATGGTAATGAGTACATTGGCTGCGGCTGACCGTTATATATGCCACCGTGAGTCTAGTTCTGCTGGTAGAAGGTATAAATTTATGGGAAGTGATGGAATTAATGCAACAGAAGATTTGATTGATTGGCTGAAGAAAAACCAAAGAGCAGACGATAAAACGGTGAAGATAGAAGTCATGAATTATCTTTATTCTAGAGGAGAATATAAACGCAAAAAATATAGGAAATCTAGCCACCACCAACACTCAAGGTTTCCTTTTTTTAAACGTATTTTAGAGCAAGGTGTATCACCTGATCGACGGTCAGAAAATGTATTTCATTCAAACTTTATTCGTATGACTGCTGATCAACGTAAAAGTGAATTAGAGCGTGCTAGAGTGATAGACCCTATGGCTAGTTAA
- a CDS encoding PAS domain-containing protein, which translates to MMDNLFTTYFITNLHGEITFVDDSFLELMDVKRDEVIGNRLGKYVTFPFGTVKGINDNISLFLGMKKEISREGIIFNNNVFAVATIHKYPHIDNGKVIGVIYKTNANLDQFAKNSCLNILDGGTYKGLYFYKTDIKLLMILAQFENIKAKDIAKCFNLKTKTVYMYKNSLIQKIKAVNENETVCYNEVLRHILLNGFYVNYDNRYICLPLAELSLYSRIPFKALKKTILNLRLPKNEEEVMGKKNKAACLPPSEEMLSIHQSHQTHQKYL; encoded by the coding sequence GTGATGGATAATCTATTTACAACTTATTTTATAACTAACTTACATGGTGAAATCACCTTTGTAGATGACTCTTTTTTAGAGTTAATGGATGTAAAACGAGATGAAGTTATTGGTAACAGGCTGGGAAAGTATGTCACATTCCCTTTTGGCACGGTTAAAGGAATCAATGACAATATTTCTCTTTTCTTAGGAATGAAGAAAGAAATATCTCGAGAAGGCATTATTTTCAATAATAATGTATTTGCTGTTGCAACAATACATAAATATCCCCATATTGACAATGGAAAAGTGATTGGTGTCATTTATAAAACAAATGCAAACCTTGATCAATTTGCAAAAAATAGTTGCTTAAATATATTAGATGGTGGCACTTATAAAGGCTTATATTTTTATAAGACAGATATTAAACTACTAATGATCCTGGCACAATTTGAAAACATCAAAGCAAAAGACATTGCAAAATGCTTTAATCTAAAAACAAAAACGGTATACATGTATAAAAACTCACTGATACAAAAAATAAAGGCCGTCAATGAGAATGAAACTGTCTGCTATAACGAAGTTCTACGACACATACTTTTAAACGGCTTCTATGTAAATTATGATAACCGCTATATTTGCTTGCCTTTAGCAGAATTGTCCCTCTATTCTAGAATACCATTTAAAGCCTTAAAGAAAACAATACTCAACTTAAGGTTACCAAAAAATGAAGAGGAAGTAATGGGTAAAAAAAACAAAGCCGCATGCCTGCCTCCCTCTGAGGAAATGCTTAGCATTCACCAAAGCCACCAAACTCACCAAAAGTATCTATAG
- a CDS encoding AI-2E family transporter, translated as MFHVIRNWFKLHFSDPEASVLILLLIFGFLLIWLTGVLLAPVLAALVITFLLEVLVSGLKRVGLSRTPAFLLVYLIFIALLATVIFVVLPLLIHQFGQLASEAPRMIDHGRKWLLLLPERFPQYISAAELQSLLSETRIGLEQLGNFGRTLFNFSVASLPSVVVWLVYLILVPLLIFFFMKDRDRLIHWLAGYLPVKRGLLQRVWQEVHWQLGNYVKGKVAEIIIVGFVSYIAFIVLGLNYAFLLAALVGFSVLIPYIGAAVVTIPVAVVAFFQWGVGEQFLYLIVVYAVIQALDGNVLVPLLFSEAVNLHPVAIIVAVLLFGGLWGFWGLFFAIPLATLIKAVLAAWPTQKGNKEQVMPPAG; from the coding sequence ATGTTTCATGTGATTCGCAATTGGTTCAAGCTTCACTTTTCTGACCCTGAAGCATCTGTATTGATTTTGTTGCTTATTTTTGGTTTTTTACTGATTTGGTTGACTGGTGTCTTATTGGCTCCGGTGTTAGCGGCTTTGGTGATTACTTTTTTACTAGAAGTGCTGGTTAGTGGCTTAAAGCGTGTTGGCTTATCGCGAACGCCTGCCTTCTTATTGGTTTATTTAATATTTATTGCGCTGTTAGCCACAGTGATCTTTGTTGTTTTGCCTTTATTAATCCACCAGTTTGGTCAGCTCGCCTCAGAAGCGCCGAGAATGATCGATCATGGTCGCAAGTGGCTCTTGCTCTTGCCCGAGCGTTTTCCCCAGTATATCAGTGCCGCTGAGTTGCAGTCGCTGCTTTCTGAAACACGCATCGGCTTAGAGCAATTAGGTAACTTTGGTCGAACGCTGTTTAATTTTTCTGTTGCTTCGCTGCCAAGTGTGGTGGTTTGGTTGGTTTACTTGATTCTTGTCCCCTTATTGATTTTTTTCTTTATGAAAGATCGTGATCGCCTGATTCACTGGCTTGCGGGTTATTTGCCAGTCAAGCGTGGTTTATTGCAACGAGTTTGGCAAGAGGTGCACTGGCAGTTAGGAAACTATGTCAAAGGAAAAGTTGCTGAGATTATTATTGTCGGTTTTGTCAGCTATATCGCTTTTATCGTTTTGGGGCTAAATTATGCATTTTTACTTGCAGCTTTGGTTGGGTTTTCTGTGTTAATTCCTTATATTGGCGCGGCGGTTGTGACCATTCCTGTGGCTGTAGTCGCATTTTTCCAATGGGGTGTCGGTGAGCAATTTTTATACTTAATTGTCGTTTATGCAGTGATTCAGGCATTGGATGGCAATGTTCTTGTGCCCTTATTATTCTCAGAAGCCGTTAATTTGCACCCAGTGGCAATTATTGTGGCCGTTTTGCTCTTCGGTGGGCTGTGGGGCTTTTGGGGGTTATTTTTTGCAATCCCTCTAGCGACTTTAATTAAGGCTGTGTTGGCAGCGTGGCCGACGCAAAAGGGAAATAAAGAACAGGTTATGCCTCCAGCGGGTTGA
- a CDS encoding YodC family protein, whose protein sequence is MKEAWANRFAVGDVVMLKSGGPPMTVKTVSQLDYLDDIEYACCWFNQSDQEFILQQGIFSGETLSGFIDE, encoded by the coding sequence ATGAAAGAGGCTTGGGCTAATAGGTTTGCTGTAGGTGATGTTGTCATGCTTAAATCTGGCGGGCCGCCGATGACGGTAAAAACGGTTTCACAGTTAGACTATTTAGATGATATCGAATATGCCTGCTGTTGGTTTAATCAAAGTGATCAAGAATTTATCTTGCAGCAGGGAATTTTTTCAGGAGAAACGCTGAGCGGATTTATTGATGAATAG